The proteins below come from a single Drosophila suzukii chromosome X, CBGP_Dsuzu_IsoJpt1.0, whole genome shotgun sequence genomic window:
- the Vps4 gene encoding vacuolar protein sorting-associated protein 4: MAAGTTLQKAIDLVTKATEEDRNKNYAEALRLYEHGVEYFLHTIKYEAQGEKAKDSIRAKCLQYLDRAEKLKEYLKKGKKKPIKEGGESSAKDDKDKKSDSDDEDGDDPEKKKLQSKLEDAIVIEKPQVQWSDVAGLDAAKEALKEAVILPIKFPQLFTGKRIPWKGILLFGPPGTGKSYLAKAVATEANRSTFFSVSSSDLMSKWLGESEKLVKNLFELARQHKPSIIFIDEIDSMCSARSDNENDSVRRIKTEFLVQMQGVGNDTDGILVLGATNIPWVLDSAIRRRFEKRIYIPLPEAHARLVMFKIHLGNTTHVLTEQDLKELAGKTEGYSGADISIVVRDALMEPVRKVQTATHFKKVSGPSPNNPEEIVNDLLVPCSPGDQGAVEMNWMDVPSDKLFEPPVTMRDMLKSLSRTKPTVNEDDLKKLRKFTEDFGQEG; this comes from the exons ATGGCAGCCGGAACCACACTACAGAAGGCCATCGATCTGGTGACCAAGGCCACCGAGGAGGATCGAAACAAAAACTACGCGGAGGCATTGCGTCTCTATGAACACGGAGTGGAGTACTTCCTGCACACCATCAAAT ATGAGGCGCAGGGCGAGAAGGCCAAGGACTCGATACGAGCCAAGTGCTTGCAGTATTTGGACCGGGCCGAGAAGCTGAAGGAGTACCTGAAGAAGGGCAAGAAGAAACCGATCAAGGAGGGCGGCGAGTCCAGCGCCAAGGATGACAAGGATAAGAAGAGCGACAGCGACGACGAGGACGGCGACGATCCCGAGAAGAAGAAGCTGCAGAGCAAGCTGGAGGACGCCATTGTCATAGAGAAGCCACAGGTTCAGTGGTCCGATGTCGCCGGCCTAGATGCCGCCAAGGAGGCACTGAAGGAAGCCGTTATCCTGCCGATTAAATTCCCGCAGCTGTTCACCGGCAAGCGTATTCCGTGGAAGGGCATCCTCCTCTTCGGACCGCCCGGTACCGGTAAATCCTATCTGGCCAAGGCCGTCGCCACGGAAGCCAATCGGTCCACATTCTTCTCGGTATCCAGTTCCGATCTGATGTCCAAGTGGCTGGGCGAGTCCGAGAAGCTGGTCAAGAATCTCTTTGAGCTGGCCCGCCAGCACAAGCCTTCGATCATCTTCATCGACGAGATCGATTCGATGTGCTCGGCGAGATCGGACAACGAGAACGACAGCGTCCGGCGCATCAAGACCGAGTTCCTGGTGCAGATGCAGGGCGTTGGCAATGACACCGATGGCATCCTCGTTCTTGGGGCCACCAACATACCCTGGGTCCTCGACTCGGCCATCCGGCGACGATTCGAGAAGCGCATCTACATTCCGCTGCCGGAGGCGCACGCTCGCCTCGTTATGTTTAAGATCCATTTGGGCAACACCACGCACGTGCTCACGGAGCAGGATCTCAAGGAGTTGGCCGGCAAAACCGAGGG CTACTCTGGCGCGGATATATCGATCGTGGTGCGCGATGCCCTGATGGAACCTGTGCGCAAGGTGCAGACTGCCACGCATTTCAAGAAGGTGTCCGGCCCAAGTCCCAACAACCCCGAAGAGATTGTCAACGATTTGCTGGTTCCGTGCTCGCCGGGCGACCAGGGCGCCGTCGAGATGAACTGGATGGATGTGCCCAGCGACAAGCTCTTCGAACCACCCGTTACAATG CGCGACATGCTGAAGTCCTTGTCACGCACGAAACCGACTGTCAACGAAGACGATCTGAAGAAGCTGCGTAAATTCACAGAGGACTTTGGCCAGGAGGGCTAG